A genome region from Bufo gargarizans isolate SCDJY-AF-19 chromosome 2, ASM1485885v1, whole genome shotgun sequence includes the following:
- the LOC122926255 gene encoding olfactomedin-4-like, with product MGVTQGTWIYLVCQNFLIELYKMQSNDAESHREYKYKMKTIILLLWNLGVCLAQSTYPGFSPPKEKVVSGSMDEQGVCHCSLAIPDLFSTEQTEFLETSNLNLGRRFQEEIDKIQDYQHKVDICLKIIRNLTRRVAFCEEEDSSFSQLDFEMLKFEISELDALVKELKSSLTGSNEKVEALYMEISILNISAMENQPERHDKNDIIDFRKQTASLQKRLDERRKRQSPFHVQFGTCEHGGIMNISKPQVVQINRRGTSYVTGGWGKDTFSGSAQELYWELSNNISSYTTVRFYPTYKDLKQYKNYKDQTLSVTGRGNDLTLYDNSLYYNCYSTDICKLNLDTNKVDHKTLSNAAHGFSYSKSQYQDLDLEGDENGLWVLYSKQDVQGNIVIGMLNETSLELMKTWVTSVYRPNVTNAFMVCGVMYATRTLNTREEEIFYMFDTNTSEERFLKIPFEKMLDNIQSLSYNANDHKLYMYNKGFEVIYDVNFKPLA from the exons atGGGTGTAACTCAAGGAACTTGGATATACCTTGTGTGCCAGAACTTCCTTATAGAGTTATATAAAATGCAGTCCAATGATGCTGAGAGTCATAGAGAATACAAATACAAGATGAAGACCATCATCCTGCTATTGTGGAATCTGGGGGTTTGCTTGGCTCAGTCTACA TATCCAGGTTTTTCTCCTCCGAAGGAAAAGGTTGTGTCTGGTTCAATGGACGAACAGGGTGTCTGTCATTGTTCTCTTGCCATTCCAGATTTGTTTTCTACAGAACAAACTGAGTTTCTGGAGACATCTAACCTCAACTTGGGTCGCAGGTTTCAGGAAGAAATTGATAAG ATACAAGACTACCAGCACAAGGTAGATATTTGCCTCAAAATTATAAGGAACCTGACACGAAGAGTGGCGTTCTGTGAAGAGGAAGACAGTTCATTTAGCCAACTAGACTTTGAGATGTTGAAATTCGAGATCAGTGAGTTGGACGCCTTGGTGAAAGAACTCAAGTCTTCATTAACTGGGTCAAATGAGAAAGTAGAAGCCCTGTATATGGAGATAAGT ATTCTCAACATATCTGCCATGGAGAACCAACCAGAGAGACATGACAAGAACGATATTATAGATTTCAGAAAGCAAACCGCTTCCTTGCAAAAACGTCTGGATGAACGCAGAAAACGTCAATCACCTTTTCATGTGCAGTTCG GTACTTGTGAACATGGTGGGATTATGAATATTAGCAAACCACAAGTTGTCCAGATCAACCGGAGGGGAACATCCTACGTGACAGGCGGATGGGGGAAGGACACATTTTCGGGCTCCGCACAAGAATTATATTGGGAGCTCAGTAACAATATTTCCAGCTACACTACGGTGCGATTTTATCCCACTTATAAAGATCTTAAGCAGTACAAAAACTATAAGGACCAGACACTTTCTGTAACCGGTAGAGGAAATgatttaactctatatgacaatTCCTTATACTATAACTGCTACAGCACTGATATTTGCAAACTTAACTTGGACACTAACAAAGTAGATCATAAGACTCTATCTAATGCAGCTCATGGATTTTCCTACTCAAAATCACAGTACCAAGACTTAGACTTGGAGGGAGATGAAAACGGTCTGTGGGTTCTTTATTCAAAGCAGGATGTACAAGGTAATATAGTTATCGGAATGTTGAATGAAACGTCCCTTGAATTAATGAAAACATGGGTCACCTCTGTATATAGGCCTAACGTTACCAATGCATTCATGGTATGTGGGGTCATGTATGCAACAAGAACCCTCAACACAAGAGAAGAAGAGATCTTCTACATGTTTGATACCAACACGAGTGAAGAACGCTTCCTGAAAATCCCTTTCGAAAAGATGTTGGACAATATTCAAAGTCTATCCTACAACGCCAATGACCACAAGCTCTACATGTACAACAAAGGCTTTGAGGTAATTTACGATGTTAACTTCAAGCCT